From Medicago truncatula cultivar Jemalong A17 chromosome 7, MtrunA17r5.0-ANR, whole genome shotgun sequence, a single genomic window includes:
- the LOC11432173 gene encoding UDP-glycosyltransferase 74G1, which translates to MEKKIIANKVHCLVLSYPLQGHINPMLQFSKLLQHEGVRVTLVTTRYHRKTLQSVPPSFTIETISDGFDNGGVEEAGGHKAYLDTFWQVGPKTLAQLIEKFGTLGNKVDCVIYNSFFPWALDVAKRFGIVGVSYLTQNMLVNSIYYHVHQGTLKVPLMEDEISLPLLPRIELGDMPSFFSTKGENQVLLDLLVGQFSNIDKADWILCNTFYEMEKEVVDWTIKIWPKFMTIGPSIPSKFLDKRLKDDEDYGAAQFKTNEKCMEWLNDKPKGSVVYVSFGSMVSLDEEQIQELAYGLRDSGSYFLWVVRASEETKLPKDFEKESKKSLVVTWCSQLKVLAHEAIGCFVTHCGWNSTLEALSLGVPTIAIPQWSDQRTNAKFIADVWKMGIRAPIDEKQIVRQDKFKDCIMEIMEGEKGKEIKSNATQWKTLAVGAFGEHGSSQKNIIEFVTSLINVVH; encoded by the exons atggagaagaaAATCATAGCCAACAAAGTTCATTGTTTGGTGTTATCATATCCATTACAAGGTCACATAAATCCAATGCTTCAATTCTCCAAGCTTTTGCAACATGAAGGGGTAAGAGTGACATTAGTGACCACCCGTTACCACCGAAAGACCTTGCAAAGTGTACCACCTTCCTTCACAATCGAAACCATTTCTGATGGATTTGATAATGGTGGTGTTGAAGAAGCTGGGGGACACAAAGCCTATTTGGATACGTTTTGGCAAGTAGGACCAAAAACTCTTGCTCAACTTATTGAAAAATTTGGTACTTTAGGTAACAAAGTTGATTGTGTtatttataattcattttttccttGGGCTCTTGATGTTGCTAAGAGATTTGGAATTGTTGGTGTTTCTTATCTCACTCAAAATATGTTGGTGAATAGTATTTACTATCATGTTCACCAAGGAACATTGAAAGTTCCTCTTATGGAAGATGAGATTTCACTTCCTTTGTTGCCTAGAATTGAACTTGGGGACATGCCTTCATTCTTCTCAACAAAAGGAGAGAATCAAGTTTTGCTTGATTTGTTGGTGGGTCAATTCTCTAATATTGACAAAGCTGATTGGATTCTATGCAATACATTTTATGAGATGGAAAAAGAG GTCGTCGATTGGACAATAAAGATTTGGCCCAAATTTATGACCATAGGACCATCCATACCATCAAAGTTCTTAGACAAGAGACTTAAAGACGATGAAGATTACGGCGCTGCACAATTCAAGACTAATGAAAAATGCATGGAATGGTTAAATGATAAGCCAAAAGGATCAgttgtttatgtttcttttgGAAGTATGGTAAGTCTTGATGAGGAGCAAATACAAGAATTAGCTTATGGTTTAAGAGATAGTGGAAGTTACTTCTTATGGGTTGTTAGAGCTTCTGAAGAGACTAAGCTCCCAAAAGATTTTGAAAAGGAGTCAAAGAAAAGCTTAGTAGTGACATGGTGCTCTCAGCTAAAGGTTCTAGCTCATGAGGCAATAGGGTGTTTTGTAACACATTGTGGATGGAACTCCACATTGGAAGCATTAAGCTTAGGGGTTCCAACTATTGCAATACCACAATGGTCAGACCAAAGAACCAATGCAAAATTTATTGCTGATGTTTGGAAGATGGGAATTAGAGCTCCTATTGATGAGAAACAAATTGTGAGACAAGATAAATTTAAGGATTGTATAATGGAAATAATGGAGGGTGAGAAAGGCAAGGAGATTAAGAGCAATGCTACACAATGGAAGACTTTGGCTGTTGGAGCTTTTGGGGAGCATGGAAGTTCTCAGAAAAACATTATAGAATTTGTGACTAGCTTGATTAATGTGGTGCATTGA
- the LOC11432174 gene encoding mogroside IE synthase, producing the protein MENKVHCLVLSFPAQGHINPMLQFSKLLQQEGIIVTLVTTLFFGKKLHNLPPSVTLETISDGFDIGGIGEAKSFKQYLDHFAQVGPQNLEKLIDKLGRTSYPIDCVIYDAFFPWTLDVAKRLGIFGVSFLTQNVSVNSIYYHVLVGKLRVPLDVQEISLPVLPQLQHRDMPSFVLTYEKDPTFLELAVGQFSNICKADWILCNSFHELHQEGADWSMKIWPNFRTIGPSIPSKFLDKRIKNDEDYGATQFQSEEECMEWLNDKPKGSVVYASFGSLASLNEEQLEEVACALTDCESYFLWVVKPSEEPKLRKDFEKKTQKGFVVTWCSQLKVLAHESIGCFVTHCGWNSTLEAISLGVPIVAMPQWSDQSTNAKFIEDVWKIGIRVPIDEKQIVRRDEMKKCILEIMDSEKGRTIKSNAMKLKDLASNAVGVGGSTHQNITEFVNSLFHFASYKQTITN; encoded by the exons atggaGAACAAAGTGCATTGTTTGGTCTTATCATTTCCAGCTCAAGGTCACATTAATCCCATGCTACAATTCTCCAAGCTTTTACAACAAGAAGGAATAATAGTAACACTAGTCACAACCCTTTTCTTTGGCAAAAAATTGCACAACCTACCACCTTCCGTCACACTCGAAACCATCTCCGACGGATTTGACATCGGCGGGATCGGGGAAGCAAAGAGTTTTAAGCAATATTTGGATCATTTTGCACAAGTAGGACCACAAAATCTTGAAAAACTTATTGACAAACTTGGTAGAACAAGTTACCCTATTGATTGTGTTATTTATGATGCATTCTTTCCTTGGACTCTTGATGTTGCTAAGAGACTTGGAATTTTTGGGGTATCTTTCCTCACTCAAAATGTTAGTGTTAATAGTATTTACTACCATGTTCTTGTGGGAAAATTGAGAGTTCCCCTTGATGTGCAAGAGATTTCACTTCCAGTGCTTCCTCAACTACAACATAGGGACATGCCTTCTTTTGTATTAACTTATGAAAAAGATCCAACGTTTCTTGAGCTAGCAGTGGGTCAGTTTTCTAACATTTGTAAAGCTGATTGGATCCTTTGCAATTCCTTCCATGAGCTACACCAAGAG GGAGCTGATTGGTCAATGAAGATTTGGCCTAACTTCAGAACCATAGGGCCTTCCATACCATCCAAGTTCTTAGACAAGCGAATTAAAAATGATGAAGATTATGGTGCAACACAATTCCAAAGTGAAGAAGAATGTATGGAATGGCTAAATGATAAGCCAAAAGGATCAGTTGTTTATGCTTCTTTTGGTAGTTTGGCATCACTCAATGAAGAACAATTAGAGGAAGTAGCTTGTGCTTTAACAGATTGTGAAAGTTACTTCTTATGGGTTGTTAAACCATCCGAAGAGCCGAAACTCCGaaaagattttgaaaaaaagacaCAAAAAGGGTTTGTTGTAACATGGTGCTCCCAATTAAAAGTTCTAGCACATGAATCTATAGGGTGTTTTGTAACACATTGTGGTTGGAATTCCACATTGGAAGCTATTAGCTTAGGAGTTCCAATTGTTGCAATGCCACAATGGTCAGATCAATCCACCAATGCAAAGTTTATTGAAGATGTTTGGAAAATTGGAATAAGGGTTCCAATTGATGAGAAACAAATTGTGAGAAGAGatgaaatgaagaaatgtaTATTGGAAATAATGGACAGTGAGAAAGGGAGAACTATCAAGAGCAATGCCATGAAATTGAAGGATTTGGCATCAAATGCTGTTGGTGTTGGGGGAAGTACTCATCAAAATATTACTGAATTTGTGAATAGTTTGTTTCATTTTGCAAGTTACAAGCAGACAATCACAAATTAA
- the LOC11442553 gene encoding UDP-glycosyltransferase 74G1 yields MEKKVITNKVHCLVLPYPAQGHINPMLQFSKDLQHEGIRVTLVTTLYHRKTLQSVPPSFTIETISDGFDNGGVEEAGGYKAYLGRFWQVGPKTLAQLIEKFGSLGDKVDCVIYDSFFPWALDVAKRFGIVGVTYLTQNMSVNSIYYHVHLEKLKVPLIEDVISLPLLPRLDLGDMSSFFSTKGENPVLLDLLVGQFSNIDKADWVLCNTFYELEKEVVDWTMKIWPKFRPIGPSIPSMFLDNRHKDDEDYGVAQFKYNEKCMEWLNDKPKGSVVYVSFGSMVSLDEEQIQELAYGLRDSGSYFLWVVRASEENKLPKDFEKESKKSLVVTWCSQLKVLAHEAIGCFVTHCGWNSTLEALSLGVPTIAIPQWSDQRTNAKFIADVWKMGIRAPIDEKQIVRQDKFKDCILEIMKGEKGKEIKSNATQWKTLAVGAFEEHGSSQKNIIEFVTSLINVGPLTREGSIQ; encoded by the exons ATGGAGAAGAAAGTCATAACCAACAAAGTGCATTGTTTGGTGTTACCCTATCCAGCACAAGGTCACATAAATCCAATGCTTCAATTCTCTAAGGATTTGCAACATGAAGGGATAAGAGTGACTTTAGTCACCACCCTTTACCACCGCAAGACCTTGCAAAGTGTACCACCTTCCTTCACAATCGAAACCATTTCTGATGGATTTGATAATGGTGGTGTTGAAGAAGCTGGGGGATACAAAGCCTATTTGGGTAGGTTTTGGCAAGTAGGACCAAAAACTCTTGCTCAACTTATTGAAAAATTTGGTTCTTTAGGTGACAAAGTTGATTGTGTTATTTATGATTCATTTTTTCCTTGGGCTCTTGATGTTGCTAAGAGATTTGGAATTGTTGGTGTTACTTATCTCACTCAAAATATGTCAGTGAATAGTATTTACTATCATGTTCATCTAGAAAAATTGAAAGTTCCCCTTATTGAAGATGTGATTTCACTTCCTTTGTTGCCTAGATTGGATTTGGGGGACATGTCTTCATTCTTCTCAACAAAAGGAGAGAATCCAGTTTTGCTTGATTTGTTGGTGGGTCAATTCTCTAATATTGACAAAGCTGATTGGGTTCTATGCAATACATTTTATGAGTTGGAAAAAGAG GTCGTCGATTGGACAATGAAGATTTGGCCCAAATTTAGGCCAATAGGACCATCCATACCATCAATGTTCTTAGACAATAGACATAAAGACGATGAAGATTATGGTGTTGCACAATTCAAGTATAATGAAAAATGCATGGAATGGCTAAACGATAAGCCAAAAGGATCAgttgtttatgtttcttttgGAAGTATGGTAAGTCTTGATGAGGAGCAAATACAAGAATTAGCTTATGGTTTAAGAGATAGTGGAAGTTACTTCTTATGGGTTGTTAGAGCTTCTGAAGAGAATAAGCTCCCAAAAGATTTTGAAAAGGAGTCAAAGAAAAGCTTAGTAGTGACATGGTGCTCTCAGCTAAAGGTTCTAGCTCATGAGGCAATAGGGTGTTTTGTAACACATTGTGGATGGAACTCCACATTGGAAGCATTAAGCTTAGGGGTTCCAACTATTGCAATACCACAATGGTCAGACCAAAGAACCAATGCAAAATTTATTGCTGATGTTTGGAAGATGGGAATTAGAGCTCCTATTGATGAGAAACAAATTGTGAGGCAAGATAAATTTAAGGATTGTATATTGGAAATAATGAAGGGTGAGAAAGGCAAGGAGATTAAGAGCAATGCTACACAATGGAAGACTTTGGCAGTTGGAGCTTTTGAGGAGCATGGAAGTTCTCAGAAAAACATTATAGAATTTGTGACTAGCTTGATCAATGTGGGTCCATTGACCAGGGAAGGATCCATTCAATGA